A single Hyperolius riggenbachi isolate aHypRig1 chromosome 12, aHypRig1.pri, whole genome shotgun sequence DNA region contains:
- the PSMD3 gene encoding 26S proteasome non-ATPase regulatory subunit 3: MKEATAKRREPEDVEMKEEEPAASSSTGEGGKKELDSVTLEDIKEHVKQIEKAVSGKEPRFVLRALRALPSTSRRLNPNVLHKAINGFFTSNATTRDGLLSFLEELMDTEGDVQFRPRTGKAASAPLLPEVEAYLQLLLVIHLMNNKRYTEAQKVSDDLMQKISSQNRRALDLVVAKCYYYHSRVYEFLNKLDVVRSFLHARLRTATLRHDADGQATLLNLLLRNYLHYNLYDQAEKLVSKSVFPELANNNEWARYLYYTGRIKAIQLEYSEARRTLTNALRKAPQHTAVGFKQTVHKLLIVVELLLGEIPDRLQFRQHTLKRSLMPYFLLTQAVRTGNLAKFNQVLEQFCDKFQTDGTYTLIIRLRHNVIKTGVRMISLSYSRISLPDIAQKLQLDSPEDAEFIVAKAIRDGVIEASINHEKGYVQSKEMTDIYSTREPQLAFHQRISFCLDIHNMSVKAMRFPPKSYNKDLESAEERREREQQDLEFAKEMAEDDDDGFP; encoded by the exons ATGAAGGAGGCGACGGCCAAGCGGCGAGAACCGGAGGATGtggagatgaaggaggaggagcccGCCGCCAGCAGCAGCACCGGGGAGGGCGGGAAGAAGGAGCTGGACAGCGTCACCCTGGAGG ACATTAAGGAGCATGTGAAACAGATAGAGAAGGCCGTGTCCGGCAAGGAGCCTCGATTTGTTCTGCGCGCCTTAAGGGCTCTGCCATCCACATCCCGCCGGCTGAACCCCAATGTCCTGCATAAAGCCATCAATGGCTTTTTCACTTCTAACGCCACCACCCGTGACGGGCTGCTGAGCTTCTTGGAGGAG CTGATGGACACAGAGGGAGATGTGCAGTTCAGACCGAGGACAGGAAAGGCTGCCTCTGCCCCTCTTCTGCCAGAGGTAGAAGCTTATCTGCAGCTGCTCCTGGTCATCCACCTGATGAACAACAAGCGCTATACTGAG GCACAGAAAGTGTCCGATGACCTGATGCAGAAGATCAGTTCTCAGAACCGGCGGGCTCTTGATCTCGTTGTGGCAAAATGCTATTACTACCATTCTCGTGTCTATGAATTCCTCAACAAGCTGGATGTTGTCAGGAG TTTCCTGCACGCCAGACTCCGCACAGCCACACTCAGGCATGATGCTGACGGACAGGCAACGCTGCTCAACCTGCTGCTCAGAAACTACTTGCATTACAACCTCTATGATCAGGCTGAGAAGTTGGTGTCCAAGTCTGTATTCCCTGAGCTAGCCAACAACAACGAATGGGCAcgctacttgtattacacag GTCGCATTAAGGCCATTCAGTTGGAGTATTCTGAAGCCAGGAGGACTCTGACTAATGCACTGAGGAAGGCTCCCCAACACACAGCCGTAGGCTTCAAACAGACG GTCCACAAGCTTCTGATTGTGGTGGAACTGCTACTAGGAGAAATTCCAGACCGCCTCCAGTTCAGGCAGCATACGCTAAAAAGGTCTCTAATGCCTTACTTCCTCCTTACTCAAG CTGTCCGCACAGGCAACCTGGCCAAATTCAATCAGGTGCTGGAACAGTTCTGTGATAAATTCCAAACTGACGGAACTTACACGCTAATCATCCGCCTCAGGCACAACGTCATCAAGACAG GTGTACGTATGATCAGCCTATCGTACTCCAGGATCTCCCTGCCTGACATTGCCCAGAAGCTACAGCTGGACAGTCCTGAAGATGCTGAATTCATAGTTGCTAAA GCCATCCGTGATGGAGTCATTGAAGCCAGTATTAACCATGAAAAGGGCTATGTCCAATCTAAGGAGATGACTGATATCTACTCAACACGGGAGCCCCAGCTGGCCTTCCACCAGCGCATTTCCTTTTGTCTGGACATTCACAATATGTCTGTCAAG GCTATGCGATTTCCTCCCAAATCTTACAACAAAGACCTGGAGTCAGCAGAG GAGCGGCGTGAGAGGGAGCAGCAAGACCTAGAGTTTGCTAAAGAAATGGCGGAAGATGATGACGATGGCTTCCCATGA